In Nitrospira sp., one genomic interval encodes:
- a CDS encoding glycosyltransferase family 2 protein, with product MTADTPQPFVTVLVPCRNEAGFIERCLTSVLENGYPLDRLELVVIDGMSDDGTRAILQRMAGPHAALRLIDNPGKTTPKAMNLGIRAAQGDPILRVDAHACLEPGYIRRCVEALEESGADVVCGVMETVPASGGWMGAAIASALGHPFGVGNSYFRIHVAAPMWVDTVFCGCYRRSAFERVIGSRRTGEQVPTGPFNEELMRGQDMDFSLRLRKAGGRMLLVPEIRSLYFARSTLRSFWRQNWNNGVWAILPFAYSEGMPITLRHLIPLLFVTALLATTLLGLVGEVWRWGTVVILNAYGVVSLAVSLRVALRERSVSRLFVMPLVFATLHVGYGLGSLWGLARLVGLPSFWKRLKVGSNGSVSAVES from the coding sequence ATGACAGCAGACACACCACAACCTTTCGTGACCGTGCTCGTGCCCTGCCGCAATGAGGCGGGGTTCATCGAGCGTTGTCTCACGTCGGTGCTGGAGAACGGCTATCCGCTCGATCGGCTGGAACTGGTGGTGATCGATGGGATGAGCGATGACGGCACGCGCGCGATCCTGCAGCGGATGGCGGGTCCGCATGCTGCTCTTCGCCTGATCGACAATCCAGGCAAGACGACGCCCAAGGCGATGAATCTGGGCATCCGCGCCGCGCAGGGCGATCCGATCCTGCGGGTGGATGCCCATGCCTGCCTGGAGCCGGGATACATCCGTCGCTGCGTGGAGGCGTTGGAGGAGTCCGGCGCCGACGTGGTCTGCGGCGTCATGGAGACGGTGCCGGCATCCGGCGGCTGGATGGGGGCGGCGATTGCGTCGGCGCTCGGGCATCCCTTCGGGGTCGGCAATTCGTATTTTCGTATCCATGTAGCTGCACCGATGTGGGTGGACACGGTGTTCTGCGGCTGTTATCGGCGATCGGCCTTCGAGCGAGTGATCGGTTCTAGGCGGACCGGTGAACAGGTGCCGACCGGACCCTTCAACGAGGAGCTGATGCGAGGGCAGGATATGGACTTCAGCCTGCGGCTTCGCAAGGCCGGCGGCCGCATGCTCTTGGTGCCGGAAATCCGGAGCCTCTATTTTGCCCGCTCTACGCTGCGTTCCTTTTGGCGGCAGAATTGGAACAACGGGGTCTGGGCGATCCTGCCCTTCGCCTACAGCGAGGGCATGCCCATCACGCTTCGGCATCTGATCCCGCTCCTGTTCGTGACGGCGCTGCTGGCGACCACGTTGCTCGGTCTGGTGGGAGAGGTCTGGCGGTGGGGGACGGTGGTGATCCTGAACGCTTATGGTGTGGTGAGCCTGGCGGTCTCGCTGCGGGTGGCCCTGAGGGAACGGTCCGTCTCCCGTCTCTTCGTCATGCCGTTGGTGTTTGCGACCTTGCATGTGGGGTATGGGCTGGGATCGCTGTGGGGACTCGCGCGTCTCGTGGGGCTGCCGTCGTTCTGGAAGCGGCTGAAGGTCGGGAGTAACGGATCCGTCTCGGCCGTGGAGTCCTGA
- a CDS encoding glycosyltransferase family 4 protein, with protein sequence MTVMATVTDLRQDEGRAACASVSALRVLYLFPGRPEGSAMIFAKKQVEAMGTLGVAAEAFCLESRTDLSGLRRDASRLRDVIASFRPDLLHAQYGTMTAFFATVAANVPMVVTFRGSDLNPAPSDPWLRSLAGRLLSHLAARRAAGLICVSEQLKRRLWWGRERALVLPSGVDIELFQPHPQAEARRELGWSQEERIVLFNAGLSPMVKREDLAQAAVLEAERLCGRITVVRLDGFVPQRRVVAMMNGADCLLLTSDWEGSPTIVQEALACNLPVVSVDVGDVRERLLGVTPSVIAERSPSALAQGLCEVLRRRSRSNGRTAAMPVAQVRIAEQTVALYREVLTRLVRGGAAC encoded by the coding sequence ATGACGGTGATGGCGACAGTGACCGATCTGCGGCAGGATGAAGGCCGAGCAGCCTGTGCGTCGGTCTCGGCGCTACGGGTGCTCTACCTGTTTCCCGGCCGACCGGAGGGCTCGGCCATGATTTTTGCCAAGAAGCAGGTCGAGGCGATGGGGACGTTGGGGGTGGCCGCGGAGGCCTTTTGCCTGGAGTCGCGCACGGATCTCTCCGGGTTGCGACGCGATGCGAGCCGGCTGCGGGACGTGATTGCCTCGTTTCGCCCCGACCTGCTCCATGCGCAATACGGCACCATGACAGCTTTCTTCGCGACTGTGGCGGCGAACGTGCCGATGGTCGTGACCTTTCGCGGGAGCGACCTGAATCCCGCGCCGAGTGATCCCTGGCTGCGCTCGCTCGCCGGGCGGCTGCTTTCGCACCTGGCTGCAAGGCGGGCAGCGGGCCTCATCTGCGTCAGCGAACAACTGAAGCGGCGTCTCTGGTGGGGACGGGAGCGTGCGCTGGTCTTGCCTTCGGGTGTGGACATCGAGCTGTTCCAGCCGCACCCGCAGGCGGAGGCGAGGCGGGAACTGGGCTGGAGCCAGGAGGAGCGGATCGTGCTGTTCAATGCGGGGCTCTCTCCGATGGTGAAGCGTGAGGACCTCGCGCAGGCGGCGGTGCTCGAAGCAGAGCGCCTGTGCGGTCGGATCACCGTCGTGCGGCTGGATGGGTTCGTTCCCCAGCGCCGGGTGGTTGCCATGATGAACGGCGCGGACTGTCTGCTGCTCACCAGCGATTGGGAGGGGTCGCCGACCATCGTGCAAGAGGCTCTGGCCTGCAACCTTCCCGTTGTGTCGGTCGATGTGGGCGATGTGCGGGAGCGGCTGCTGGGAGTGACGCCGTCCGTTATCGCGGAGCGGAGCCCCTCGGCGCTGGCGCAGGGACTGTGCGAAGTGCTCAGGCGGCGGTCTCGTTCCAACGGCCGGACGGCGGCGATGCCGGTGGCGCAGGTGCGCATCGCGGAGCAGACGGTGGCCTTGTATCGAGAGGTGTTGACCCGGCTGGTGAGAGGCGGGGCGGCATGTTGA
- a CDS encoding porin family protein, whose amino-acid sequence MVKVQKWLVAAIVSALLWGASATAHAENYVAFAIGPNLATLDTTDVGKLDLSNNLAYGAKFGHYFDDRGFNWFGLEVDMYRSSPDIKAQSLPRQDTNLRLSGPIPGSSFTVHSLAFNALVRVTGYQYKVEPYAGLGIGLNMGNVSDGNFRPEASFAPSFNVLAGIKYYVTPKIAPFIEYKYNFAHFSFSRTEVTADYRANLFMFGVAFHFGR is encoded by the coding sequence GTGGTGAAGGTTCAGAAGTGGCTCGTTGCCGCGATCGTGTCAGCCCTCTTGTGGGGCGCGTCCGCTACCGCCCACGCCGAAAACTATGTCGCCTTCGCCATCGGACCGAACCTGGCGACACTCGACACCACCGACGTCGGCAAACTCGACTTGAGCAACAACCTGGCCTACGGCGCCAAATTCGGCCACTACTTCGATGACCGCGGGTTCAACTGGTTCGGCCTCGAAGTGGACATGTACCGGTCCTCGCCCGATATCAAGGCCCAGAGCCTCCCCCGGCAGGATACGAACCTCCGCCTCTCGGGACCGATCCCCGGCAGCAGCTTCACGGTCCATTCGCTGGCGTTCAACGCCCTCGTGCGGGTCACGGGCTATCAATACAAGGTCGAGCCCTATGCCGGCCTCGGCATCGGCCTCAACATGGGCAACGTGTCCGACGGCAATTTCAGGCCGGAAGCATCGTTCGCTCCGAGCTTCAACGTGTTGGCCGGCATCAAGTACTACGTCACGCCGAAGATCGCTCCCTTCATCGAATACAAATACAACTTCGCCCACTTCAGCTTCAGCCGCACCGAAGTCACCGCCGACTACCGCGCCAACCTCTTCATGTTCGGCGTCGCCTTCCATTTCGGCCGCTAA
- a CDS encoding acyl carrier protein — translation MHNRHEIAHLLDQAIKQVLGDKGITAKITPDSPIDSTLGLDSLDWAAVAVHMEDQTGLDPFSEGFIGKLATVNDLIDLYVQTASNHPPIQ, via the coding sequence ATGCATAACAGACACGAAATCGCACACCTCCTAGATCAGGCGATAAAACAGGTTTTGGGCGATAAGGGCATAACCGCCAAGATTACCCCCGACAGCCCCATTGATAGTACCCTGGGGCTCGATTCACTAGACTGGGCAGCAGTGGCAGTTCACATGGAAGACCAGACGGGGCTTGATCCTTTTTCGGAAGGGTTCATCGGAAAATTAGCTACCGTGAATGATCTCATTGACCTCTACGTGCAGACAGCCTCTAACCACCCTCCCATTCAGTAG
- a CDS encoding acyl--CoA ligase, which translates to MIAQHLKDGLAKNGQRLFLIYGDYQVTYRELADRAESLAQQLCHLTGKQVGLRTSPPITFIPTILALDLVAANAFLLGTRTSDEINRLSSRFSFEHILDVSSFEGKQVSEAVWSSVLTSKPQATDSGPSADRGVTILTSGTTGLPKASRHTWANLCKPVRTRAVYANTRWLCLYPLHLYAGLQVFLQAFMNWATLVIPSSMTPPEIASLLSRQDIHYASGTPSFWRQILYFSGSHCLGPSGPLQITLGGEVAPQGLLDQLRCVFPHTRIVHIYACTEMGRLFSVTDGKEGFPLQYLDDPPELGVQLKIVDGQLLVTSQTPMRGYIGSEATTPSTSTYFPTGDLVKIAGDRVLFRGRINEIVNVGGTKVSPLEVESVIRNVPGVSQVRVYSKPNSLTGHILAVDIVPIPQYSQEQIRLAIQQTSRMHLQPFQIPRIINFVDRIKINPAFKMPRTESES; encoded by the coding sequence GTGATTGCACAACACTTAAAAGATGGCCTCGCAAAAAATGGGCAACGCCTCTTCTTGATTTACGGCGACTACCAAGTTACCTACAGGGAGCTTGCAGATAGGGCTGAGTCACTGGCGCAACAACTTTGTCATTTAACAGGCAAACAAGTTGGCTTACGGACCTCTCCGCCCATCACATTCATTCCAACCATACTCGCACTCGACCTAGTAGCGGCCAATGCGTTTCTCTTGGGAACTCGCACCTCCGATGAAATTAACCGACTGAGCAGTAGGTTTTCTTTTGAGCACATCCTGGATGTTTCATCATTCGAGGGAAAGCAGGTCAGCGAAGCAGTATGGTCGTCAGTACTGACTTCCAAGCCGCAGGCCACCGATTCAGGACCATCTGCTGATAGAGGCGTTACGATACTCACGTCAGGGACAACAGGACTACCAAAAGCTTCCCGACACACGTGGGCCAACCTATGCAAGCCGGTTCGCACCAGGGCCGTCTATGCAAACACCCGCTGGCTGTGTTTATACCCTTTGCACCTTTACGCTGGGCTTCAAGTCTTTTTACAGGCCTTTATGAACTGGGCAACCCTCGTCATCCCCTCAAGCATGACCCCTCCCGAAATCGCATCGCTGCTATCCCGTCAAGACATACACTATGCCTCGGGAACACCGTCCTTTTGGAGACAGATCCTTTATTTTTCGGGTTCACATTGTTTGGGCCCAAGTGGTCCCCTGCAAATCACCTTAGGAGGCGAGGTCGCTCCACAAGGTTTGCTCGATCAGTTGAGATGCGTATTTCCTCACACGCGCATCGTGCACATTTATGCTTGTACTGAAATGGGAAGGCTTTTTTCCGTGACGGATGGGAAGGAAGGATTCCCTTTGCAATACTTGGATGATCCGCCTGAGCTAGGGGTCCAATTGAAAATTGTCGATGGGCAACTTCTAGTCACTAGCCAAACTCCGATGAGGGGCTACATCGGATCGGAGGCAACCACGCCGAGCACATCTACATATTTCCCCACTGGAGACTTGGTGAAAATCGCCGGAGACCGAGTTCTTTTTCGAGGTCGAATCAATGAGATCGTCAACGTTGGGGGAACGAAAGTCTCCCCCTTAGAAGTCGAGTCGGTTATTAGAAATGTCCCTGGAGTCTCCCAAGTCCGAGTCTACTCAAAGCCCAACTCCCTTACCGGCCACATTCTTGCCGTCGACATCGTTCCCATCCCCCAATATTCCCAAGAACAAATCCGGCTTGCCATTCAACAAACCAGCCGAATGCACCTCCAGCCATTCCAAATCCCCCGAATCATAAACTTTGTGGACCGGATTAAAATAAATCCAGCGTTCAAAATGCCCAGGACGGAATCTGAGTCATGA
- a CDS encoding SDR family oxidoreductase yields the protein MNSQKVVLVSGGMRGLGLATVEQLLMSGYRVATFSRTPSGAITELTNKFGDQLWASSGDLSDPAGLDNIVRSVEHEFGPIWGLVNNAGVAVEGVLPSTAPQRIEDIVSINLTGTLLLTRLVLRRMILRRQGSIVNISSIIGIRGYAGLAAYSATKAALDGMSRALAREMGPRRIRVNSVAPGYLETDMTHTLNSTQLTQIIRRTPLGRLGRVRDVVPVILFLLSPKAEFITGQTLVVDGGLTC from the coding sequence ATGAACTCTCAAAAAGTTGTGCTCGTAAGCGGCGGAATGCGAGGGCTCGGACTTGCCACCGTAGAGCAACTACTGATGAGTGGCTATCGCGTCGCAACGTTCAGTCGGACACCATCTGGAGCGATCACGGAACTTACCAATAAGTTTGGAGATCAGCTGTGGGCTTCGAGTGGAGACCTATCCGACCCAGCAGGCCTCGACAATATAGTACGCTCCGTGGAGCATGAATTCGGGCCAATTTGGGGACTGGTGAATAATGCCGGTGTTGCAGTAGAAGGGGTCCTGCCAAGCACGGCCCCACAGCGTATCGAGGACATCGTTAGTATCAACCTTACTGGAACCCTGTTACTAACACGTTTAGTGCTTCGCCGAATGATCCTTCGTCGACAGGGCAGCATTGTGAACATCTCCTCAATCATTGGCATACGAGGCTATGCAGGCCTCGCAGCCTATTCGGCAACAAAAGCCGCCCTTGACGGCATGTCACGCGCACTAGCACGGGAAATGGGTCCTCGAAGGATACGTGTAAACTCCGTTGCACCGGGCTATTTAGAAACAGACATGACCCATACCTTGAACTCCACCCAACTCACTCAGATAATTCGACGAACACCGCTGGGTCGACTCGGACGCGTCAGAGACGTCGTACCCGTGATCCTATTCTTGCTCTCCCCTAAGGCTGAATTCATCACCGGTCAAACCCTAGTTGTAGACGGTGGGCTCACATGCTAA
- a CDS encoding polysaccharide deacetylase family protein: MVNTTSYCHLTVDLEDYKHATMLDMGLPPRTNPEQAWRGLTRIFSALQSTSGDPHVTLFTTGQVARDQPDLVGEMVRCGHEIACHGDQHEDLFTLDRKDFFRSLQRAKAALEEASGQTVLGFRAPNFSLDDRSPWAFNTLSEMGFAYDSSLVTDRPRTGHEQYDCLPLAERRLFEFPLYRRRVGPRHGIRVIGGTYFRLLPLPVILHLMDEAVGKGFVPLVYLHAADADDRPSPVRWREMQGLPTLSKSRWVIHQRQWTWGTRAVAEKLQAVLERFPNLGPLRKALPQSVTA; encoded by the coding sequence GTGGTAAATACGACCAGCTACTGCCACCTCACGGTCGATCTGGAAGATTACAAACATGCCACCATGTTGGACATGGGGCTGCCGCCGCGCACCAACCCCGAGCAGGCCTGGCGTGGGTTGACCAGGATCTTCTCCGCCCTGCAGTCCACCAGCGGCGATCCGCACGTCACCCTCTTCACCACCGGACAGGTCGCGCGGGATCAGCCGGATCTGGTCGGCGAGATGGTCCGGTGCGGCCATGAGATCGCTTGCCACGGCGATCAACATGAGGACCTATTCACGCTCGACCGCAAGGATTTTTTTCGCAGCCTGCAACGGGCTAAGGCAGCGCTCGAAGAAGCCTCGGGCCAAACCGTCCTGGGTTTCAGAGCGCCCAACTTTTCGCTCGACGACCGGTCGCCTTGGGCCTTCAACACATTGAGCGAAATGGGATTTGCCTATGATTCCAGCCTCGTGACGGACCGACCGCGAACCGGCCACGAACAGTACGATTGCCTGCCGCTCGCCGAACGCCGCCTGTTCGAATTTCCCCTCTACCGGCGGCGGGTTGGTCCGCGCCACGGCATCCGCGTCATCGGCGGCACCTATTTCCGACTCTTGCCTCTCCCCGTGATCCTGCATCTGATGGACGAGGCGGTAGGCAAGGGATTCGTCCCGCTGGTGTATTTGCACGCCGCCGATGCGGACGATCGACCGAGCCCGGTCCGCTGGCGTGAGATGCAGGGACTGCCCACCCTAAGCAAAAGCCGGTGGGTCATCCATCAGAGACAATGGACCTGGGGCACCAGGGCAGTGGCCGAGAAGCTGCAAGCCGTACTCGAACGGTTTCCCAACCTGGGCCCCTTGCGCAAGGCCCTCCCCCAATCCGTGACGGCGTAA
- a CDS encoding carbamoyltransferase gives MYILGLATMGESAAALLKDGMLVAAVEEERFTRVKHEGCFPIRAIAFCLAQAGITLAEVDHVAVYWQPFRVGVRAKALLTTALTHPTAFAGKVSRVFEELSLAGGGQASSSQGSWAELFLVRRLLARHFGPSRAKIHYLDHHRCHMASAFFASPFDEATVMVFDGAGEEAATTLAVGSGTTLRVLKSIPWPHSLGHFYSAITGFLGFTMLDGEYKMMGLAPYGKPEYLPFIRRNLLVTDRPGSYRLNHALLDYHAALRGRFSPALRRIFGDPRQGDEAPFTERDQQLAASAQAAFEEVVFDLASWAFEEGGRRSHLALAGGCGLNCSANGRLLREGPFKQIYVPPAPHDAGCAVGATLLLYHETLGQPRRFTMTHAAYGPAYDDHAIGQTLRAAGLHMQPIADEETLLGKTVEVLTGGGVVGWFQGAMEFGPRALGSRSFLADPRRDRIRDTLNAKIKKRELFRPFAPSVKEEATADYFEVTQPSPFMNLALPVRQDKRAVIPAVTHIDGSARIQTVSRTDQPRYWRLLDRFERATGVPILLNTSFNIQEPIVCTPEQALATFNTSGVDALVIGNYFVERGGGTHKAMYGT, from the coding sequence ATGTACATTCTCGGCTTGGCCACCATGGGTGAAAGCGCCGCCGCCCTGCTCAAGGACGGCATGCTGGTCGCCGCGGTGGAGGAAGAACGGTTCACCCGCGTCAAACATGAGGGCTGTTTTCCTATCCGCGCGATCGCCTTCTGCCTGGCCCAAGCGGGCATCACGCTGGCTGAAGTGGACCATGTGGCGGTCTATTGGCAACCGTTCCGCGTGGGCGTCCGGGCCAAGGCCCTGCTGACGACGGCCCTCACCCATCCGACCGCCTTCGCCGGCAAGGTGAGTCGAGTCTTCGAAGAGCTCTCGCTCGCCGGCGGCGGACAGGCCTCGTCCAGTCAAGGCAGTTGGGCGGAACTCTTCCTGGTGCGTCGTCTCCTCGCGCGGCACTTCGGGCCTTCACGGGCCAAGATCCATTACCTCGACCACCATCGTTGCCACATGGCCAGCGCATTCTTCGCGTCCCCCTTCGACGAGGCGACCGTCATGGTGTTCGACGGCGCAGGCGAAGAGGCCGCCACCACCCTGGCGGTCGGCTCGGGTACGACGTTGCGGGTGCTGAAGTCGATCCCTTGGCCCCATTCACTCGGCCATTTCTATTCGGCCATAACCGGCTTTCTGGGCTTCACAATGCTGGACGGCGAATACAAAATGATGGGCCTAGCCCCCTACGGCAAGCCGGAGTACCTGCCCTTCATCCGCCGCAACCTGCTCGTGACGGACAGGCCCGGCTCCTACCGCCTGAACCATGCCCTGCTCGATTATCACGCCGCGCTCCGGGGGCGGTTTTCGCCCGCCCTCAGGAGGATCTTCGGCGATCCCAGACAGGGCGATGAGGCTCCTTTCACGGAACGGGACCAACAGCTCGCCGCGAGCGCCCAAGCGGCGTTCGAAGAAGTGGTCTTCGATTTGGCCTCGTGGGCCTTCGAGGAAGGCGGCCGGCGAAGCCACCTCGCCTTGGCCGGAGGCTGCGGGCTGAACTGCTCCGCGAACGGTCGCTTGCTGCGTGAAGGCCCCTTCAAGCAGATCTACGTCCCGCCCGCTCCGCATGACGCTGGTTGCGCGGTCGGCGCGACCCTGCTGCTCTATCACGAGACGTTGGGGCAGCCGCGACGGTTCACCATGACCCACGCCGCCTATGGACCGGCCTATGACGATCACGCGATTGGCCAGACGCTGCGTGCGGCCGGTCTCCACATGCAGCCGATCGCCGATGAAGAGACGCTGCTCGGAAAAACGGTGGAGGTGCTGACGGGCGGCGGCGTGGTGGGCTGGTTTCAAGGGGCGATGGAGTTCGGCCCACGCGCGTTGGGCTCACGATCGTTCCTGGCCGATCCGCGCCGGGACCGAATTCGCGATACCCTCAATGCGAAGATCAAGAAGCGGGAACTCTTCCGACCGTTCGCGCCCTCGGTGAAGGAGGAAGCGACAGCAGACTATTTCGAGGTGACGCAGCCGAGCCCGTTCATGAACCTAGCCCTGCCGGTCCGGCAGGACAAACGCGCCGTCATTCCCGCCGTCACCCACATCGACGGCTCAGCCAGGATTCAAACCGTCAGCCGCACCGATCAGCCGCGTTATTGGCGGCTGCTCGACCGGTTCGAACGGGCAACCGGCGTCCCAATCTTGCTGAACACGTCATTCAATATTCAAGAGCCGATCGTTTGCACACCGGAGCAGGCGCTGGCCACGTTCAACACAAGCGGCGTCGATGCGCTGGTGATAGGGAATTATTTTGTTGAGAGGGGAGGGGGGACACATAAAGCTATGTACGGCACCTAA